In Chryseobacterium lactis, a single genomic region encodes these proteins:
- the hutH gene encoding histidine ammonia-lyase: protein MIYGVDVFTFHDVLEICKKPNKAKLNKAAKEQILKSQKNVQEIVESDRCVYGINTGFGPLCDTKISADETAQLQYNLIISHAVGVGKPIDKEFSKIMMIAKVHALSKGFSGVSLEVIERMILMLEKDIIPVVPEQGSVGASGDLAPLAHLVLPLLGLGEVWEGNEVADTLEVLKKHDLEPLALGPKEGLGLINGTQFILAHAIKGLEKFEYLLDLADMTAAMSLEAYRGSASPFKKELHDIRPFEGSKKVAARMLKFLKGSENMKAHEDCERVQDPYSMRCVPQVHGASRNAFEHLKAMAETELNSVTDNPIVLSAEESISGGNFHGQLMALPLDYATLAAAELGNISDRRSYLLLEGKYGLPRLLTESSGLNSGFMIPQYTSAALVTENKTLCFPASADSIPTSLGQEDHVSMGSISGRKFNQVLGNLVNILSVELMFAAQGLEFRRPSKCSKIIEENFAILRSKVSKLEEDRLIGKDMLAIAELINERKFVVN, encoded by the coding sequence ATGATATACGGAGTAGATGTTTTTACTTTCCATGATGTTCTGGAAATATGTAAAAAGCCAAATAAGGCCAAATTGAACAAAGCCGCCAAAGAACAAATTTTAAAATCTCAGAAAAACGTACAGGAAATAGTAGAGTCTGATCGATGTGTATATGGGATTAATACGGGATTCGGACCGTTGTGCGATACTAAAATATCTGCTGACGAAACAGCACAGCTACAATACAATCTGATCATTTCTCATGCAGTGGGAGTAGGAAAGCCTATTGATAAGGAGTTTTCCAAAATCATGATGATTGCTAAAGTTCATGCTCTGTCCAAAGGATTTTCCGGTGTTTCTCTGGAAGTTATCGAGAGAATGATTCTGATGCTTGAAAAAGATATTATCCCCGTAGTACCGGAACAAGGATCTGTAGGAGCTTCAGGAGATCTTGCTCCTTTAGCACATCTGGTATTACCTTTACTTGGACTGGGAGAAGTTTGGGAAGGAAACGAGGTTGCTGATACATTGGAAGTTTTGAAAAAACATGACCTTGAGCCATTAGCTTTAGGTCCGAAAGAAGGATTAGGATTAATCAATGGAACACAATTTATCCTCGCTCATGCGATCAAAGGACTTGAAAAGTTTGAATACCTGTTAGATCTTGCTGACATGACGGCGGCAATGAGTCTTGAAGCTTACAGAGGTTCTGCCAGTCCGTTCAAAAAAGAGCTGCACGACATCAGACCTTTCGAAGGAAGTAAAAAGGTGGCGGCAAGAATGCTTAAGTTTTTAAAGGGATCAGAAAATATGAAGGCTCACGAAGATTGTGAAAGAGTTCAGGATCCTTATTCTATGAGATGTGTGCCACAGGTTCATGGGGCGAGCAGAAATGCATTCGAACATCTTAAAGCTATGGCTGAAACAGAGCTCAACTCAGTAACAGATAACCCAATTGTTCTTAGTGCTGAAGAATCTATTTCAGGAGGTAACTTCCACGGACAATTAATGGCTTTACCTTTAGATTACGCAACATTGGCCGCGGCTGAATTAGGAAATATTTCAGACAGAAGAAGCTACCTTTTATTAGAAGGAAAGTACGGACTACCAAGATTATTGACGGAAAGCTCAGGATTAAACTCAGGATTTATGATTCCTCAGTACACTTCAGCAGCTTTGGTTACAGAGAACAAAACTTTATGTTTCCCGGCGTCTGCTGACTCTATTCCTACAAGTTTAGGACAGGAAGACCATGTTTCTATGGGAAGTATTTCCGGTAGAAAATTCAATCAGGTTCTGGGTAATCTGGTGAATATTTTATCCGTAGAATTAATGTTTGCCGCTCAGGGATTAGAATTCAGGCGACCATCCAAATGTTCTAAAATAATTGAAGAAAATTTTGCTATTCTTCGTTCTAAAGTTTCCAAGCTTGAAGAGGACAGATTGATCGGGAAAGATATGCTGGCAATCGCAGAATTGATCAATGAGAGAAAATTTGTTGTCAACTAA
- a CDS encoding GNAT family N-acetyltransferase yields MTIRRTDSTNQDFRNLVKLLDSTLAEHNGDDHDFFNQFNTIDTIKNCIVVYVDNIPAACGAFKPFSEDAVEIKRMFTDPKFRKKGLGSAIVSELESWAKESGFKKAILETSSELDNAISVYEKSGFYRIPNYGQYIGVDQSVCYEKIL; encoded by the coding sequence ATGACGATACGCAGAACAGATTCCACGAACCAGGATTTCAGAAATTTAGTGAAATTACTAGATTCTACTTTGGCTGAACACAATGGCGATGATCACGATTTCTTTAACCAATTTAACACAATTGATACGATTAAGAATTGTATAGTGGTTTATGTAGATAATATTCCGGCCGCTTGTGGAGCCTTCAAACCATTTTCAGAAGATGCTGTAGAGATCAAAAGAATGTTCACCGATCCCAAATTTAGAAAAAAAGGGCTGGGTTCAGCCATTGTATCAGAATTGGAAAGTTGGGCTAAAGAGTCCGGTTTTAAAAAAGCAATACTGGAAACTTCATCAGAATTGGATAATGCAATTTCCGTATATGAAAAAAGTGGATTTTACAGGATTCCAAATTATGGACAATATATAGGAGTAGATCAAAGCGTGTGTTACGAAAAGATACTTTAG
- a CDS encoding S8 family peptidase, whose translation MKKSVFLLALCIALHSCTRDELQNESPKTEMAQKDPLTEKQINERINQSIKTDGSFNWSNESDHFLWSAIFRGNKMASVGFGSSKDDFDRSKSPDNKNMENEIVELIKKYEGIEPARFLLNSDKYLNQMDIVIQNEETLTALRQMKNIRYVEPADYHYFEIENKYNLTSKSSGSGSSGCGFSSTALNAADYTSTTPGAKIPWAFAKHNIPDAWNYSTGAGVTIGLVDTGVSPEQTLLGNSFNNGASSGRSISKFGVFNSDGPNDQCGHGTKMASVMTAPRNNAGLPVGVAYNANLIAYRAAENVVLETSNEQNGVKTAFTELGNNANVKIISMSMGHIFSVGKIEDGVKYAYNRGKLIFCAGGTSTSFTNFVGVIFPASMSETQAITGVKEGTSNQKCNVCHSGSQIDFTFQMERASGNTVPVLSYYNGQSDYVGGSSVATAATAGIAALVWAKNPSWTRDQVLNKMRQSATYYPNVNSSYGYGNINVLQAVQ comes from the coding sequence ATGAAAAAAAGTGTATTCTTATTAGCTTTATGCATTGCTTTACACTCCTGTACAAGGGATGAACTTCAAAATGAAAGCCCTAAAACCGAAATGGCTCAAAAAGATCCGTTGACAGAAAAACAGATCAACGAGAGAATCAATCAATCTATTAAAACGGACGGCTCTTTCAATTGGAGTAATGAATCTGATCACTTTTTATGGAGTGCTATTTTCCGTGGAAACAAAATGGCTTCTGTAGGCTTCGGTTCTTCAAAGGATGATTTTGACAGAAGCAAATCTCCTGATAATAAAAATATGGAGAATGAAATTGTAGAACTCATCAAAAAATACGAAGGAATAGAACCTGCCAGATTTCTTCTTAATTCGGATAAATATCTTAACCAGATGGATATTGTCATCCAAAATGAAGAGACTTTAACAGCACTTAGGCAGATGAAAAATATCCGATATGTAGAGCCAGCGGATTATCATTATTTTGAAATTGAAAATAAGTATAATTTAACATCAAAATCTTCCGGCAGCGGCTCTTCGGGATGTGGTTTCTCTTCAACAGCATTAAATGCAGCCGACTATACATCAACCACTCCGGGGGCAAAAATTCCGTGGGCCTTTGCAAAACATAATATTCCTGATGCCTGGAACTACAGTACAGGTGCCGGTGTAACTATCGGTCTTGTGGATACAGGAGTCTCACCAGAACAGACTTTGCTTGGGAATAGCTTTAATAACGGAGCATCATCGGGTAGAAGCATCAGTAAGTTTGGGGTATTCAACTCAGATGGTCCTAATGACCAGTGTGGACACGGAACCAAAATGGCTTCAGTAATGACAGCGCCAAGAAATAATGCAGGATTGCCTGTAGGAGTAGCTTATAACGCGAATTTAATTGCTTACAGAGCTGCTGAAAATGTAGTATTGGAAACTTCCAACGAACAAAACGGAGTAAAAACCGCGTTCACGGAGTTGGGTAACAATGCCAATGTAAAAATCATTTCCATGTCAATGGGACATATTTTTTCAGTGGGAAAAATAGAAGATGGGGTAAAATATGCCTATAACAGAGGAAAACTAATCTTCTGTGCAGGAGGAACCTCAACAAGCTTTACCAATTTTGTAGGGGTTATTTTTCCAGCATCAATGTCGGAAACACAAGCAATAACAGGGGTGAAGGAAGGAACTTCCAATCAGAAATGTAATGTCTGCCATTCCGGAAGCCAGATTGATTTTACCTTCCAGATGGAAAGAGCGTCAGGAAATACAGTGCCTGTTCTGAGTTACTATAACGGACAGTCTGATTATGTAGGTGGTTCTTCAGTAGCAACCGCAGCCACCGCAGGTATTGCGGCTTTAGTTTGGGCTAAAAATCCTTCATGGACAAGAGATCAGGTTCTTAATAAAATGAGGCAATCGGCTACTTATTATCCAAATGTAAACTCCAGTTATGGGTATGGAAATATCAATGTATTACAGGCGGTACAATAA
- the ygiD gene encoding 4,5-DOPA-extradiol-dioxygenase, whose product MNLNDLQNISESFNTTQRMPVLFLGHGSPMNAIEENQFVQGFRKAATEIPKPNAILCISAHWYTEGTFVTAMKMPKTIHDFYGFPKALFDVQYPAPGSPELAHETAELLLPIEVEEDHNWGLDHGAWSVIKHMYPEADIPVIQLSIDHTKPAQYHYDLAKRLNKLREKGILIIGSGNIVHNLRLIDWKNIDTVGAGWDWAIEAREKTNNWMLDGNFQNIIEYQKQGTFLQYAVPTPDHYLPLIYTLGLKDTSEELTLFNDELIGGSLSMTSVRIG is encoded by the coding sequence ATGAACCTTAACGATCTTCAAAACATAAGCGAAAGTTTTAATACAACTCAGAGAATGCCCGTTTTATTTCTTGGACACGGATCGCCTATGAATGCTATTGAAGAAAATCAGTTTGTACAGGGATTTCGAAAAGCAGCTACAGAAATTCCTAAGCCTAATGCTATTTTATGTATTTCTGCACATTGGTATACGGAGGGAACTTTTGTTACCGCCATGAAAATGCCTAAAACCATTCACGACTTTTATGGTTTTCCAAAAGCATTATTTGATGTGCAATACCCGGCACCCGGAAGTCCTGAACTGGCACATGAAACCGCAGAACTTTTACTACCCATCGAGGTAGAGGAAGATCACAACTGGGGACTTGATCACGGTGCCTGGTCTGTTATCAAACATATGTATCCTGAAGCAGATATTCCTGTGATACAGCTCAGTATTGACCATACAAAACCAGCTCAATATCACTACGATCTGGCAAAACGCCTGAATAAGCTTCGCGAAAAAGGAATTTTAATTATCGGAAGCGGAAATATTGTTCATAACCTTCGCCTTATCGACTGGAAAAATATCGATACAGTAGGTGCCGGCTGGGATTGGGCAATAGAAGCACGTGAAAAGACCAACAACTGGATGCTGGATGGTAATTTCCAAAATATTATCGAGTATCAGAAACAAGGTACTTTTTTACAATATGCTGTTCCTACTCCCGACCATTACCTCCCGTTAATTTATACTCTGGGATTAAAGGATACATCCGAGGAACTGACATTATTTAATGATGAGCTTATTGGCGGCTCGCTAAGTATGACCAGTGTAAGAATTGGATAA
- a CDS encoding YceI family protein: MATKWNLDPTHSEITFKVKHMMISNVKGSFRTFTAEIEAEDDTFANAKTTATIQTDSVFTNNTDRDNHLKSGEFFNAEQYPTITFDSQALNDQVVGNLTINGITKPVTLDVDFGGINVDPWGNTKAGFSFEGKISRKDFGLNWNAALEAGGVMVSDDVKVAGELQFVKQA, from the coding sequence ATGGCAACAAAATGGAACCTAGACCCTACGCATAGTGAAATTACTTTCAAAGTAAAACACATGATGATCTCTAACGTAAAAGGAAGCTTCAGAACTTTCACTGCAGAAATTGAAGCAGAGGATGATACTTTCGCTAATGCAAAAACTACAGCAACTATCCAGACTGATTCTGTATTTACCAACAATACTGACAGAGATAATCACTTAAAGTCCGGTGAGTTTTTCAATGCTGAACAATATCCTACCATTACTTTTGACTCTCAGGCACTGAATGATCAGGTAGTAGGAAATCTTACCATCAATGGAATTACAAAACCTGTAACATTGGATGTAGATTTCGGAGGAATCAATGTTGACCCATGGGGAAATACAAAAGCTGGATTCTCTTTTGAAGGAAAAATCAGTAGAAAAGACTTCGGATTAAACTGGAATGCAGCTCTTGAAGCAGGAGGTGTGATGGTAAGTGACGATGTAAAAGTAGCCGGAGAATTACAGTTTGTAAAGCAAGCATAG